Below is a genomic region from Brassica oleracea var. oleracea cultivar TO1000 chromosome C9, BOL, whole genome shotgun sequence.
CGTCTACAAACGCAGAGAACGATGCTCGGAGAAACCTCGCCTCTAATGCCTCAAAGTGCCTGTACAGTTATCCGGTGAAGAAAAATAATTAAAAACTAGTAAAGAAGTATGATGATGAAAGGACTCTGAGAAACTCACACAGAAAGCTTGTTGTCTGATACCGACATAACTCTTCTCACTTTATCAGGCTGCAACTGCAAAATATTGGTTGCAACACAAAAACAATTCAGTGAAATGAAAAAAAACATATAACGTGTGTAGGGAAATCGAACTTCTTATTCTTATATTGGTAGAAAAATGTCAAACCTCTTTATCAACGTCTAACGTTGTGTATACAATCAAAGCATGTTCTTCTGATTCGAAATTCACATCCAATTTACTGCAAATTTGGGGGAAAACAAACTCTGTCACATACAATCCCTAGCTTCAGTCAATCTCTTATTGAATAAAAATCCAAATTTGTTCGTGTCATTACAATGTAAACGTAGATATTATGGTGCAATCCTAAACCAATCTCTAAGAAGGAAGTTTAGAAAGCTAGAATTAACCTAATTGAGCGGAGACAAGGTCGTATTGCCGTCTATGAGTAAAGATGGGAACTTTGAAGTTTAGATCAAAGAAACTCCTTTCAGTTGTGGCAAACCAAAGATTTCAATAATCGAATCAGTATGTTCTAACATCAGATACAGAGCAACCCACAAAGCTAAGAACCCAAATCAGAGAAGATGATTCATAAGATTTAAGTAAGAGAAGTTACCAGCTAAAATCCCAACCTTGGTTAGAAGGAGCACTTGCAGTTGCAGGGACAGTCGCAGCCATTCGTTTTTTTTTTTTTTTTTTTTTTTTTTTTTTTTTTTTTTTTTTTTTTTTTTTTTTTTTTTTTTTTTTT
It encodes:
- the LOC106316625 gene encoding uncharacterized protein LOC106316625; translation: MAATVPATASAPSNQGWDFSCKLDVNFESEEHALIVYTTLDVDKELQPDKVRRVMSVSDNKLSVHFEALEARFLRASFSAFVDVLSLATRTIQEFGQK